A single region of the Enterobacter cloacae complex sp. R_G8 genome encodes:
- the pepD gene encoding cytosol nonspecific dipeptidase, with product MSELSQLSPQPLWDIFAKICSIPHPSYHEEQLAEHIMGWAKEKGLHAERDQVGNILIRKPATAGMENRKPVVLQAHLDMVPQKNNDTVHDFTKDPIQPYIDGDWVKARGTTLGADNGIGMASALAVLADDSVEHGPLEVLLTMTEEAGMDGAFGLQANWLQADILINTDSEEEGEIYMGCAGGIDFISTLPLSREAVPAGFQTFKLTLKGLKGGHSGGDIHLGLGNANKLLARFLAGHAAELDLRLVDFNGGTLRNAIPREAFATVAVPAAKADELKKLSSVYLDILKNELSAKEKNLTVVLESVSTDKAALTTPSRDTFIQLLNATPNGVIRNSDVAKGVVETSLNVGVVTMGDDSAEIICLIRSLIDTGKEYVVSMLESLGTLAGAKTSAKGSYPGWQPDASSPVMALVRETYQRLFNSTPNIQVIHAGLECGLFKKPYPNMDMVSIGPTITGPHSPDEQVHIESVGHYWTLLTELLKAIPAK from the coding sequence GTGTCTGAACTGTCTCAATTATCTCCGCAACCGCTGTGGGATATTTTTGCCAAAATCTGCTCCATTCCACACCCGTCTTACCATGAAGAACAGCTTGCCGAACATATTATGGGTTGGGCGAAGGAAAAAGGTCTGCACGCTGAACGTGACCAGGTTGGCAACATTCTGATCCGCAAACCGGCGACCGCTGGCATGGAAAACCGTAAACCGGTGGTCCTGCAGGCACACCTGGACATGGTGCCACAGAAAAACAACGACACTGTTCACGACTTCACGAAAGACCCGATCCAGCCGTACATCGACGGCGACTGGGTGAAAGCGCGCGGCACCACGCTGGGTGCAGATAACGGTATCGGTATGGCCTCTGCGCTGGCGGTACTGGCGGACGACAGTGTTGAGCACGGTCCACTGGAAGTGCTGCTGACCATGACCGAAGAAGCGGGAATGGACGGTGCGTTCGGTCTGCAGGCGAACTGGCTGCAGGCGGATATTCTGATCAACACCGACTCCGAAGAAGAAGGCGAGATCTACATGGGCTGCGCGGGCGGGATTGATTTCATCTCTACCCTGCCGCTCTCACGTGAAGCGGTGCCTGCTGGCTTCCAGACCTTCAAGCTGACGCTGAAAGGGCTGAAAGGCGGCCACTCCGGCGGTGATATTCACTTAGGCCTGGGCAACGCCAACAAACTGCTGGCACGCTTCCTGGCGGGCCACGCGGCTGAGCTGGACCTGCGTCTGGTCGATTTCAACGGCGGTACGCTGCGCAACGCAATTCCACGTGAAGCGTTCGCGACAGTAGCCGTTCCAGCCGCCAAAGCAGACGAGCTGAAAAAACTCTCCAGCGTCTATCTGGATATCCTGAAAAACGAACTGTCCGCGAAAGAGAAGAACCTGACCGTAGTGCTGGAATCCGTGTCCACGGATAAAGCCGCACTGACCACCCCGTCTCGTGACACCTTTATTCAGCTGTTAAACGCGACACCGAACGGCGTGATCCGCAACTCAGACGTCGCGAAAGGCGTGGTTGAAACCTCGCTGAACGTGGGTGTGGTCACCATGGGCGACGACAGCGCAGAGATCATCTGCCTGATCCGATCGCTTATCGACACCGGTAAAGAGTACGTGGTGAGCATGCTGGAATCTCTGGGCACGCTGGCCGGTGCGAAAACCTCTGCCAAAGGCAGCTACCCAGGCTGGCAGCCGGACGCAAGCTCTCCGGTGATGGCACTGGTGCGTGAAACATACCAGCGTCTGTTCAACAGCACCCCGAACATTCAGGTGATCCACGCGGGTCTGGAATGTGGTCTGTTCAAGAAGCCGTACCCGAACATGGACATGGTCTCCATTGGGCCAACCATTACCGGACCACACTCGCCGGATGAGCAGGTTCACATTGAAAGCGTGGGCCATTACTGGACCCTGCTGACTGAACTGCTGAAAGCGATTCCTGCTAAGTAA